One segment of Panicum virgatum strain AP13 chromosome 1K, P.virgatum_v5, whole genome shotgun sequence DNA contains the following:
- the LOC120704555 gene encoding WEB family protein At1g75720-like, with product MAVMEATAASRAEVDTSRPFRSVRQAVEVFGERYAGGGNGSSSNASSESSVKLSAPPAASSSRVLELDCLRKLEEDLAEAKGELVELRQRQAHMEVAMSSLSAQFSRGLAVFSGLGKGMAVAEDEYSGHGRVRSDRWDERRAEEWMASLEYLPSLSEALAIKMIEDDGKGRKAKNAKNKAARKKHKKQRSGISLVGGMFCSKKAKSR from the coding sequence ATGGCCGTCATGGAGGCAACCGCCGCGAGCCGCGCCGAGGTCGACACCTCCCGACCGTTCCGGTCGGTCCGGCAGGCCGTCGAGGTCTTCGGCGAGCGGTACGCCGGCGGTGGCAACGGCAGCAGCTCCAATGCGAGCAGCGAGTCCAGCGTCAAGCTCAGCGCACCTCCGGCGGCCTCGTCGTCCagggtgctggagctggactGCCTGAGGAAGCTGGAGGAAGACCTGGCGGAGGCCAAGGGCGAGCTGGTGGAGCTAAGGCAGAGGCAGGCCCACATGGAGGTGGCCATGTCCAGCCTGAGCGCGCAGTTCAGCAGGGGCCTGGCCGTCTTCTCCGGCCTCGGCAAGGGGATGGCCGTCGCAGAAGACGAGTACAGCGGCCACGGCCGGGTCCGCAGCGACCGGTGGGACGAGAGGCGGGCCGAGGAGTGGATGGCGAGCCTGGAGTACCTGCCGAGCCTGTCGGAGGCGCTGGCCATCAAGATGATCGAGGACGACGGCAAGGGGAGGAAGGCCAAGAACGCCAAGAACAAGGCCGCCAGGAAGAAGCACAAGAAGCAGAGGAGTGGCATCTCATTGGTCGGGGGCATGTTCTGCTCCAAGAAAGCCAAGTCCAGGTGA